Sequence from the Amycolatopsis sp. NBC_00345 genome:
GTTGGTGTGCGTGTGCACCCCGGGCTCGTCCCGGTGCAGCGAGGCGATCATCGCCTTCGCCACGACCTCGGACCCGACCGGCCGGAAGCGCCGGAGCGGACCCGCCATCACGCGGGCCGCCACGGGTCCGGCCGCGTTCGCGATCCCCTGCCCGGCGCGCTTTTTGGTGCGGTCGCCGAGCAGTGTCCCGGGCTGGAAGATCTCGACGGTGCCGTAGCCGAGGGCCGCGACGTCACGCTCGGTCTCACCCTTGACCCGCAACAGCGAGATCCGCGACCGGGGGTTGGCGCCGACCGCCGAGACGATCGCGAGCCGTTGCGCTCCGGCGTCATGGGCCAGCCGCGCCGCCTCGACCGGATAGTCGTGGTCGACGCGCTGGAACTCCTCCCGGGACGAGTTCATGGTGGTGCCCAGGCAGCAGTAGACGTCGGTGGCCTTGAAGTCCCACTGCTCGGCGAGCCGATCGAAATCGACGACGCGTACGTCCAGCCGCCCCTCGGCTCCGTCGACACCCGTTAGGGGACGGCGGGTCAGTGCGGTGACCTGGCTGTACCGGGTGTCGGCGACGAGCTGGTTCAGGCAATGGCTGCCGACGAGCCCGGTGCCGCCGAGCAGCAGTGCAGTCCGAGACATAGGTGAAGCTCCCCAAAGAATTCGGTCGGCACTCGCGGGTCAAGCCGAGATCAGTCCGCGTCGCAGAGTTTCGGCAGGTCGAGTTCCACCTGGTAGCCGAACGGGACACCGCCCGCCTTGGCCATGATACGGGCCACGACGGCTTGCCCCGCGTCGGTCGACAGCAGACTTCCCGCGACAGCGCCGATTTCCGCCAGTTCACCCGGAAGAGGGATGGCCTGCCGCTTGGTGAGATAGCTCTTGACCGTCGCGACCGCGGCCGGATTGAAGCTCGCGATACGACGGGCCAGCCGATGGACGTAAGCGTCGAGCTCAGTGTCCGGAATGGACCGGTTCACCAAGCCGTACCGCTCCGCGGTGTCAGCGTCGAAATCATCGGAGCTCAGCATGAACTCCATGGCCCGCGCGCGTCCGGCGAGGAGCTGGCTCCATTCGAGCCCGCCGCCACCGGGGAGCGCACCGAAGCCGACCTCGAGCATCGCGATCCGCGCGTTTTCCCTGGCGGCGAACCGCATGTCGGTGCTCAGGGCGAACTCACAGCCGAACCCGCGGGCCCGTCCGCGCAGGAGCGCGATGGTGACCACCGGGCCCGAGCTGAGCCAGTGGCTGAACGCGGGCCACTCCTGATGGATCACCAGGGGCTCGGACACCCCCTCGTCGGAGACGTCGAGGCCCACGTGGTTGATGAAGAACTCCGGATTCGCGCTTTCGAAGACCAGCACGGAGACGCCGTTCGCCGGGTCCTCGGCAAAGGACCGGACCGACTGCAGCCCGCCGAACACCGGGGAATCGACCAGGTTGAAGGGTGGATTGTCGATCACCACCGAAAAGCAGCCCGCGGAAACCTCCCGGAGCCGGACCACGTCGTTCCGGATCAGTGATTCCCCGGCCATACCAGAATTGGTCATGAAACACTCCTCACTTGACGCGCCGGCCGGCGAGGTCCAGGACTTGACTCAGCGCGCCGCTCAGCGCCCCGTGCTCGTCCCCGGCCCGGCCGGCTGAGCGAAAGCCGACGAATCCGTCCGGCCGGACGAGCAGCGCGCCGTCCGGCTCCAAGCCGTAACGCCCCAAGAGCCGCCCGGTCGATTCCTCGACCGGCACGAGGTCGGTGCCCAGGCCGAGCACCTTGACCGGGACGGCCAGTTCGGCGCGAACCTGGTCGGCGGCCCGCACCCAGCCCGCGTTGTCCGGGCCGGTGAAGAGGACGAACCCGCCGTCGTAGACGTCGATCGTCGAAATCCGCTCGCCGTCGAGAGCCACCCAGGAGTGCGGTGCCCGCGCACCCGGCCGGGCGGTCGGCCGGTATTCGGCGACGCCCGACACGAGCGGCTCGGTCCCGTCGGGTACCACTGCCCCGCTGACGTACTGGTATCCGAACTGCTGGCCGTGCGAGGCGAGCTGGTCTCGTTGCGCGGGAATGCCCTCGGCGATCGCGCGGCGCACCGGCTCTCCCGCGTCGGTCTCGATGGCCGAGAGAAGGCTCTTGTCCTGTGTCAGGAACCCGGTCTTCTCCATCTGCCGGGTGTTCTCCATCATCTTGTCGCCGTTGAACTCCGCGACCGGGAGCCGCTCGGCCTCGTACGACTCGAGCAGTCCGTCACCGGCCCCCCAGCGCAGCCTCGCGATCAGTTTCCAGACCAGGTTGTGCGCGTCCTGTATTCCGCTGTTCATCCCGAAGCCGCCATGCGGCGGGAAATGGTGCGCGGCGTCTCCGGCCAGGAAGACCCGCCCCTCGCGCCACTTGTCGGTGACCGCCTGATCGTGGCCCCAGGACCAGATGTGATGAATGGTGAACGGCACGACCGCGCCGATCGCGTCGGCGACTTCCCGCTCACAGCGATCTTGCGTCACCGCGCCGACGTCGGCTCCGGGCGGGATCTCGAAGTTGTAGCGCCACCGGGTGGGACTGTCGCGAATGAACGCTCCCTGCGTGTCGGCGTTGATGATCCAGATGATCGGGGAACGACGGCCGCCGAGAACGGCGTCCAGGTCCGCGTCGAACTGGACGTTGATCGCTGTCCCCAGCGACGCCTCGCCGTGCTCACCGATCCCCAGCGTGCGCCGCGCGACACTGCGGATGCCGTCCGCCCCGATCACGTACTGCGCGACGACGGAATGCCGCGCGCCGGCCTGGTCGGTGTAGGTCGCCGTGA
This genomic interval carries:
- a CDS encoding NAD(P)H-binding protein; amino-acid sequence: MSRTALLLGGTGLVGSHCLNQLVADTRYSQVTALTRRPLTGVDGAEGRLDVRVVDFDRLAEQWDFKATDVYCCLGTTMNSSREEFQRVDHDYPVEAARLAHDAGAQRLAIVSAVGANPRSRISLLRVKGETERDVAALGYGTVEIFQPGTLLGDRTKKRAGQGIANAAGPVAARVMAGPLRRFRPVGSEVVAKAMIASLHRDEPGVHTHTNKEILALAAG
- a CDS encoding enoyl-CoA hydratase/isomerase family protein yields the protein MTNSGMAGESLIRNDVVRLREVSAGCFSVVIDNPPFNLVDSPVFGGLQSVRSFAEDPANGVSVLVFESANPEFFINHVGLDVSDEGVSEPLVIHQEWPAFSHWLSSGPVVTIALLRGRARGFGCEFALSTDMRFAARENARIAMLEVGFGALPGGGGLEWSQLLAGRARAMEFMLSSDDFDADTAERYGLVNRSIPDTELDAYVHRLARRIASFNPAAVATVKSYLTKRQAIPLPGELAEIGAVAGSLLSTDAGQAVVARIMAKAGGVPFGYQVELDLPKLCDAD
- a CDS encoding FAD-dependent monooxygenase; this encodes MTDNPEVLIIGGGPVGLSAALALGRADITCLVLERRAEFSRYPKANGVHARTMEIFREWGVAEPVKALTAGMPNEVTIAWMTRLTGIELGELVLGADEEAARVFDGQSPEQMSTVGQHMFEPVLAEVAAGLDSVTIELGCEVVELTAAADSVTATYTDQAGARHSVVAQYVIGADGIRSVARRTLGIGEHGEASLGTAINVQFDADLDAVLGGRRSPIIWIINADTQGAFIRDSPTRWRYNFEIPPGADVGAVTQDRCEREVADAIGAVVPFTIHHIWSWGHDQAVTDKWREGRVFLAGDAAHHFPPHGGFGMNSGIQDAHNLVWKLIARLRWGAGDGLLESYEAERLPVAEFNGDKMMENTRQMEKTGFLTQDKSLLSAIETDAGEPVRRAIAEGIPAQRDQLASHGQQFGYQYVSGAVVPDGTEPLVSGVAEYRPTARPGARAPHSWVALDGERISTIDVYDGGFVLFTGPDNAGWVRAADQVRAELAVPVKVLGLGTDLVPVEESTGRLLGRYGLEPDGALLVRPDGFVGFRSAGRAGDEHGALSGALSQVLDLAGRRVK